cctctttgctttacaCACTTGCTCAAATCAACTTTATCctgtctctcccttctctctcccaccACATCCCTCTACCAGCTCCACACCCCAGCCCTTTAAAAAAGACCCCGCACCTTGACATTGGGCTGCAGATACAGCAGAGCCAGTTTCTGGTTCtgcccccttttcttccttccgtTTCTTCTTctgctgtttcttttccttccgaAGCTGCAGCTTCTCTTCTTTGGTCATTTCCCTCCCCACTGCCTGAGACACAGACATAGGATACTGCTCTTCCCCAACAATTCCAAAGGGGAACAAACACTATTGGATGCTTACAAGAGTACATGGTTAAATCCCTAGTTCTCCCTAACTTCCACAAGCTACCTGTTACAAGCTTACATCCACAGAGACTGACGTTTCTCCTCCAGGGACAGAATCATATATCGCTAGAGTTGCAAGACCTCTGTAAAATCTCCTGGCTTTACTGAGAAATAAACTGACACGCGATGGGAGCTGGGACGGAATAAAGCTGGCACAACCTCCTGCGTAGCGCTTGGCAGGCGGCTTGGGAGGGAAGCCTCACTTACCCCAGGCCCAGGGCGAAGCTCCGCCTTCATCCCGGATCCCGAGTCTGCATCAGAAAACAGGGCACAAAGTGAGCCAGACAGACTCCGGGAGGGCTTGGGGGCACTAGCACTCGGCGCAGCCGGCTGCTGGGTTAGCATGACCATGGCTCCGCCGGCAGGCGCGAGGTGAGCCAAAGATCCGCGTGGGGACGCACTGCGCGGTGGATCAAAGGAAAGGAGGGGTCACCGATCCTCCTCACAGGAACCAGCCGGTGCACGGCGCAGGACTGCGCTAGAGACTGTGTAGACCGGCGCCCAGCGTGGCGCTGGAACGGAGCGGCGGGGCCCAAGGCGCTCAGGGCCGGGCACTAGCTGTCCAGAGCTCGTCGGCCCTCGTACCCGTAGGCAAGCCTGGCTCTTCACTCACCCTCGCGAACAGCCACGGCCACAGCAGCCATCGCCCTCAGTCCTAGGCTCCGCCCGCCTGGTCACGGAGCCGCCTGGCTGCCTCGCTCCGTGGCCGCTGGGCCCACAGCGCCACCTGGGCTGGAGGCTGAGCCGCCGAAGCAAGACGCGCAGCCCTAATAGAACTACAATTTCTGACGGGCCCCGGGGCCCCGCCCCGCACTACGGGTTGCAATGAGGGCCAACTCCACTTTGGGCTCCTTGTCCCGAGAGGCGGCTCTTGCCCTTTAGACTACAGTTCCCAGCATGCCCGGGCTACTGCGTCCCAGAACCGACGTCCCACCGCCTTCCCACATCGGATCGCAGGGCTCCCAAAATGGCGAGTGAGGCTGCGGGGACTCGCTGAGCAGCGGAGGGAGAGCGTGCAGAGCCGCTGCGGCCCTCACAGTCCGGAGCCCGGCTGGGCCGTGCCGTAGGGAACATGCACTTTTCCATTCCCGAAACCGAGTCCCGCAGCGGGGACAGCGGCGGCTCCGCTTACGTGGTGAGGAGCGGCCGGAGCCGGGCCGGGCAGGGGCGGGGATAACGGGCCCGAGACTTCTCGGAGCGGCCTCCGAGGCCTGACCGCCAGCCTTCGGGCCTGGTCCTGGGCCGCCGACTCCCGACGGCCTCTCTGGGAGCTCATCTCGTGTGTGTGATTGGTCGCCCGAGCTCCTGTAGGGTAGGCCCTTAGGCCTGGTCGCCTCCTGGAGCTAGGCCGCAGCTGCCCTGGTGGGCGTCACTGGCCTCTTGGGCAGGGAGACTGCAACACAAACGTCCGAATTTCCCCTGGACTGGCTCTTCAGCTTTGGGACCTGGCCCTGGGGAAAACAAGCGAACTAACCCTCGGGAGATTAGCGCGTTACTCAGGCGGAGTTGCCAGGCAACTTCCGGCCAGGGTTCTCAAGGGGGTTGCTCAGACCGCAACCCTAAAATGCTTGACTACTTTTGTGTCCTCAGGCCTATAACATTCACGTGAATGGAGTCCTGCACTGTCGGGTGCGCTACAGCCAGCTCCTGGGGCTGCACGAGCAGGTGGGACTAGCACCCCTGCCTTGAGACAGCTTCAAGCCCTTCCCTACACGTGGGCATCAGTGTCTCCCTTTACCCGCTCTTCTTGTTCCTGTAGACTGTAGTTCCCCTTTAATCACTGCCACAGGGAAGGGTCCTGGTTTATCTTGTTTGACATTTCCGGCAACTCCCTAAGAAGCTTAATGTCCGCGCAACAACTGCCCCTTCCTGTCCTTATATCCTGGTTCTCTGTCCTGTCTTACTGCCCTAGTAGCCTTTACCCCTGCATGGGCAAACCAACCCTTCCCCCCGACTACCTCCACCTAGGCTGTCAAAGCACATTCCTTCTGTCATCTGAGCTGCAACTTGAAATTATTTTCCCCGCTGATACAAACGATTCACCGATTTCCTTTTGTGTTCTTCTGCTCGTTTCACTGTGTTTAGCTGTGCCAATTATCGTTATGTATCTGTGATGCAAtgtttctcctcctttcttaCCAGATCATGAACTCTATTTAACTCAGTAGAGTTCTACTGGTAATTAGTTGTGCAACCCTGAGGaagttacctgatttttttttttttttttttgagacggagtttccctcttgttgcccaggctggagtgcagtggcacgatctcggctcacaatctcggctctgcctcctgggttcaagcgattctcctgccttagcctcccaagaaagctgggattacaggcgcctgccgtcacacccagctaatttttgtatttttagtagagacagggtttcactatgttggccaggttggtctcaaactcctgacctcaggtgatccacccaccttggcctcccaagatgctgggattacaggcatgagccatggtaccCGGCTGTTACCTGATTTCTTTGGGCCTCGGTTTCTACACCTGAAAGATGGATTCTTtgatctgcaaagtccctttaaGTCCTAAGATACCTTGTGAACAGACTTAATGCTATTAACTGTGCACTTTATAAAGCCCTTTCCTTCCTGTGAGGGTTCAGTGAACAGTCTTGCTAGGTGGTCAGTGGGCTCCCTATAGGTCCCGGCCCAGTACAAATCCTCCCCATACTGTGGAGGGGCTGACTTGTACACAATAAGATAGAGAACAGCTGGACAGCTCCCTTGAGATGCTACCTCTGTCAAAAGAATTGTTTCTCAGATGACCAGGGTAGACAGGGGAGCAGGGACTGAGGGAAGGGAGGGGCACCCAAGAGAACATTATGAGCGTATGTAGATTGCCTCATCTCATTTTCTGTGTTTATGTGAAGGGTTGTATCTCTTTCTCTAAATAGCTTCGGAAGGAGTATGGGGCCAATGTACTTCCTGCATTCCCCCCAAAGAAGCTTTTCTCTCTGACTCCTGCTGAGGTAGAACAGAGGAGAGAGCAGTTAGAGAAGTACATGCAAGCTGGTGAGTGGTTGCAGGAAACTAGGTTGACTATATTGAGGACTATGGGGAGAGACTTAAAAACAGCTGGTTCTGTAAAAGGGCCTGATTTAATTTCTAGATCTAGGAAGCCTCTTGTTTGATCTGTTATGCAACTAGCAAAGTAAATAGTCTATGAGGATGTGTAACTCTATGTACTAGCAGAACAATTTGGGCACTAACATCTATGAGAAATAGTAGTATAACACTAGTCTTAAATTAAGATCAGTGGAGAGAACTTAATTTGTATCTGATGTGCTTTAGATTAACATCATTGTTATTTCCCTAGTTCTATAGACTGGACTCACCTAGATGGCAGCCAAGGGTGGGGCAGGTGAAGAATTTATGCAAACAGTGAGTGAGGTGAGGCCAGCTGGGGGATGTGGCAGGCCACCATCAGCCCAGGAAATGGGGTCGGGGGAACCTACTGAGAGGAGGACTGGGGAGCCAAGAGTGAGTCCTAAGTTCCTATAATATCATTCTCTTGTTCTCATAGTTCGGCAAGACCCATTGCTTGGGAGCAGCGAGACGTTCAACAGTTTCCTGCGTCGGGCACAACAGGTAAGGACTTTGGGTGGGACCAAGATTTAAGGAAAGGACCTTGCTGTGGAAGgtcatgtcttttatttttttgaaacagagtcttggtctgttgcacaggctggagtgcagtggtgcaatctcagctcactgcaacctctgcctcccaggttcaagtgattctcctgcctcagcctcccaagtagctggaattacaggtgcctgccaccatgtccagctaatttttgtatttttagtggagacggggttttgccatgttggccaggcaggtctcgaactcctgacctcaggtgatccacctgcctcggcctcccaaagtgctgggattgcaggcatgagccaccacaccaggccaggcCATGTCATCTTAATAACAGAGAAGTCATCTTTTTTAATGGAATGGAActtcttctgtttctgtttctatgaaatcAAAGAAATCCCAGCCTGTATTTAAGCAACTGAGAATAAAGATACACAAGGGACCTAGAAATAGAGTTGGGCATAGGTCAAGGCAAGGGACAAGACAGTGCCTCCCATCCCCATGTGTGCTCACAACAGGAGACACAGCAGGTCCCCACAGAGGAAGTGTCCTTGGAAGTGCTGCTCAGCAACGGGCAGAAAGTTCTTATCAACGTGCTAACTTCAGATCAGACTGAGGATGTCCTGGAGGTGAGGCGCTTGTTCAGCACTGCCCCTTCTTCCCCTGCATGCCAGGGtcctgggcttggagaatgatTGGAACCAGCCAGTATGATGAGCTATACTTTTATCCCTGTCCCCAGGCTGTAGCCGCAAAGCTGGATCTTCCAGATGACTTGATTGGATACTTTAGTCTATTCTTAGTTCGAGAAAAAGAGGATGGAGCCTTTTCTTGTGAGTTTCTCTGGACTTGACTGCTTCCTTGTACTTCCAGTAATGAGTCTGCAACCCCTCTAACTCCCTACTCCCACCCCCAGAACGAACATTGCCTCAGGGCACTTCTTTCTTGATTTCCCTTCCTTTAAATCTcactacattttccttttttttttaaaacccataGTTGTACGGAAGTTGCAAGAGTTTGAGCTGCCTTATGTGTCTGTTACCAGCCTTCGGAGTCAAGAGTATAAGATTGTGCTGAGGAAGAGGTCAGGGCTGGGCCTGGAAGGGGCGGGGTGGGAGGGTGCTGTGCTGGATTGGATTATTGGGCCACACATTGAGACAGAATAATCTGGACACGGGGGTGTAGTGCTGGGTGTTTCTGCCAGGCCTCTCAAGCTTCCTCCCATTATACCATTAGCCCCTGATAGTTCAGATTGCTCCTGTTTTGCCCGTTTTCCATTCTACCTCTTGCCTTACCCCAGCTTAGCCCCATTACCCCTTTCCACCCCTTGGCCTCACAGTTATTGGGACTCTGCCTATGACGACGATGTCATGGAGAACCGGGTTGGCCTGAACCTGCTTTATGCTCAGGTGAGCTTGGAGGTGCCTCAGAACCCTTCCCCTAAAGAAAGTAACTGGTGACTCACTCTCCCAAGAAAACTGCTGTCGTGTCTTTGTTCCCAGTTTGTGGGGAAGTTCCTAGAATACTATCAGTGCTGCTGGCACAGTATCTACTCTCTCTACTTTTATTAAGCTGACAAGATCAAGGACTTACTGCAAAGAGGTCGCTCAAGTGTGGGGCTAGGGGTCAGGCTGGACAGAGGTAATGGTAGACACTTTCTTTGATTGCTGACTGGGACCTCCTACTGCCTGCCCCTTGTCTCTACTATAGACAGTATCAGATATTGAGCGTGGGTGGATCTTGGTCACCAAGGAACAGCACCGGCAACTCAAATCTCTGCAAGAGAAAGTCTCCAAGAAGGAGGTGagccctgtctctgtctccctccaagGGGTTGCTTTTTCTGCGCTGCCCCATTCCCCCTCCTAATGTACCCCCACATGATGACCATTTTCAGTTCCTGAGACTGGCCCAGACACTGCGGCACTATGGCTACCTGCGCTTTGATGCCTGTGTGGCTGACTTCCCAGAAAAGGACTGTCCTGTGGTGGTGAGCGCGGGCAACAGTGAGCTCAGCCTGCAGCTCCGCCTACCTGGCCAGCAACTCCGAGAAGGCTCCTTCCGGGTCACCCGCATGCGATGCTGGCGGGTCACCTCCTCTGTGAGTCGGGGTAGGAGGGGGAGGCCTGGCAAGCCTTGAGGTTAGGTATGGGCTGCAGTGGGTGAGGGAGCCAGACAGGTTGGTCAGAGTGAACTCAGCCTAATTCCCCTTCCTCTCTCAGGTGCCATTGCCCAGTGGAAGCACGAGCAGCCCAGGCCGGGGCCGGGGCGAGGTGCGCCTGGAACTGGCTTTTGAATACCTCATGAGCAAGGACCGGCTACAGTGGGTCACCATCACTAGCCCCCAGGTGTGAACCTAGCCTCAGGCCTCCTCTGGAGCACCTTAGATAAAAGTGTAGGGTTTCCAGTACTCAATATGGGAGCCATTAGTGTTGCTGGGCTCAGACTGACCACTCTTGTCAAGCTGGACACTCTTTCTTGCCCTCAGGCTATCATGATGAGCATCTGCTTGCAGTCCATGGTCGATGAACTGATGGTGAAGAAATCGGGCGGCAGTATCAGGAAGGTAGGCAGCAAGTGTGGACTGGGCAGTGAGCAGGTGGCAGGGGGCCTTTTGTCCTAGATGTGAGGCTTCTCTTGAGAGAGAGGGGGAGTGATCCTGCCCTCACCGGCACCTTGTATCTGTCCCCAGATGCTGCGCCGGCGAGTGGGGGGCACTCTGAGACGCTCAGACAGCCAGCAAGCAGTGAAGTCCCCACCACTGCTTGTAAGTATTACTTCCTGGTCAGAACCCTGGCTCTCAGCCCTGCCTCGCCTCTCCTAGTGAGTTTCTGACATCTCTGCCTCTTCTTCCCCAGGAGTCACCTGATGCCACCCAGGAATCTATGGTCAAACTCTCAGTGAGTTCCAGGGTTGGTGAGGTTGCTGTTTGTTGGGGGATCTTGCATGCTCAAGCTCTCTGACCCTACCCTGCCTTTGTTACAGAGTAAGCTGAGTGCTGTGAGCTTGCGGGGAATTGGCAGTCCCAGCACAGATGCCAGTGCCAGTGATGTCCACGGCAATTTCGCCTTCGAGGGCATTGGAGATGAGGATCTGTAATCTCCACTGCTTGGATGTCTGCCCTCTACCCGTGGAATTTACAGAAACTTGCCCTGTGCCTGTGTCCCCCAAGCTGGGGGCGGAGggttcttttccttctcccttcctgccttcccttttctcttggcCAGGGGCCTTGTAACCTACCTTTCCTCGTCCCCTGGGCTGGCTGCACAGAGGATTGCCCCTTCTCTTTTCAGAGCTGGCCCTTGATGCCAAATTAGCATTTAGTATTTTGCACAAAGTCTAAGGGACCATGGCTACCTGCCTTGGGGAGGAACCACAACTCCCTCTGGGCCGCTTCTGGCTTCTTGGGGCCATGGGCCAAAGGCCAAGGGGATGGGCAGAGGTCTGCGTTTGGTCTGGCCCAGTTCCCCATCATTAAACTCAGCCTGATTGCTGCCTACCTCTGGTTCCCTCTCACTGCCCCTGCTTCCCCCATCACAGCATGGACTACTATGCTAAGGGTAAGGCCAAATTGCCTGCCATTGCCAATTCAGCATAGACATGGCTTTGTTAGTGTTTCCTT
This region of Rhinopithecus roxellana isolate Shanxi Qingling chromosome 17, ASM756505v1, whole genome shotgun sequence genomic DNA includes:
- the SNX17 gene encoding sorting nexin-17, producing the protein MHFSIPETESRSGDSGGSAYVAYNIHVNGVLHCRVRYSQLLGLHEQLRKEYGANVLPAFPPKKLFSLTPAEVEQRREQLEKYMQAVRQDPLLGSSETFNSFLRRAQQETQQVPTEEVSLEVLLSNGQKVLINVLTSDQTEDVLEAVAAKLDLPDDLIGYFSLFLVREKEDGAFSFVRKLQEFELPYVSVTSLRSQEYKIVLRKSYWDSAYDDDVMENRVGLNLLYAQTVSDIERGWILVTKEQHRQLKSLQEKVSKKEFLRLAQTLRHYGYLRFDACVADFPEKDCPVVVSAGNSELSLQLRLPGQQLREGSFRVTRMRCWRVTSSVPLPSGSTSSPGRGRGEVRLELAFEYLMSKDRLQWVTITSPQAIMMSICLQSMVDELMVKKSGGSIRKMLRRRVGGTLRRSDSQQAVKSPPLLESPDATQESMVKLSSKLSAVSLRGIGSPSTDASASDVHGNFAFEGIGDEDL